A single Anopheles arabiensis isolate DONGOLA chromosome 2, AaraD3, whole genome shotgun sequence DNA region contains:
- the LOC120894183 gene encoding histone acetyltransferase type B catalytic subunit codes for MSQLADLKGYVSYALDCTRFRLVRDESDVENEELVFAPEMAHQIFGESESIFGYRDLKIEIMASAGPLDLYFDISYAKKVEELQTEGLKADDVEKSLASIVENASYYTNLDEFKRVHASKAPSFRPVGTKVDEFKHPLDGTEPGSRTFEVYVSSAEDAEYMKFHTRLEMFSFWYIDGFSRVEIDPLWLFFTVYERYELENNNGSVEGDVSNVRYATVGYVSVYQYYSYPNKVRPRISQILILPPFQKLGIATRLIKHSTYDYFRKKDNITDITFEEPIEAIQHIRSVVDARRCKQLPAFTREKLLAGFSKEMLHAARETYLINPKQCRVVYEILRLGVTDLDNEEQYRAYRLEVKKRLNMNYSRHRRDLARAKKRGVDVTAAMCGLPSVAERIESLNAVYKEVEEIYGQVLQKLLAEH; via the exons ATGTCGCAGCTCGCGGACCTGAAGGGATACGTCAGCTACGCGCTGGACTGCACCCGGTTCCGCCTGGTGCGCGACGAGTCGGATGTGGAGAACGAGGAGCTAGTGTTTGCGCCGGAGATGGCGCACCAGATATTTGGCGAATCGGAGAGCATCTTTGGCTACCGCGACCTGAAGATCGAAATCATGGCCTCGGCCGGTCCGCTCGATCTGTACTTCGACATTAGCTACGCGAAGAAGGTCGAGGAGCTGCAGACGGAGGGCCTGAAGGCGGACGATGTGGAAAAGTCGCTGGCGAGCATAGTGGAGAACGCGAGCTACTACACAAATTTGGACGAGTTCAAGCGTGTGCATGCGTCGAAGGCGCCCTCCTTCCGGCCGGTCGGTACGAAGGTGGACGAGTTCAAGCATCCGCTCGACGGGACGGAGCCGGGCTCGCGCACGTTCGAGGTGTACGTATCGAGCGCGGAAGATGCCGAGTACATGAAGTTCCATACGCGGCTGGAGATGTTTTCGTTCTGGTACATCGACGGGTTCAGCCGGGTGGAGATTGATCCGCTCTGGCTGTTTTTCACCGTGTACGAGCGCTACGAGCTGGAGAATAACAACGGGTCGGTGGAAGGCGACGTGTCCAACGTGCGGTACGCCACCGTTGGGTACGTGAGCGTGTACCAGTACTACTCCTACCCGAACAAGGTGCGGCCACGCATTAGCCAGATTCTGATACTGCCCCCATTCCAAAAGCTGGGCATCGCGACGCGACTGATCAAGCAT AGCACGTACGATTACTTCCGCAAGAAGGACAACATCACGGACATCACGTTCGAGGAACCGATCGAGGCGATCCAGCACATCCGCTCGGTGGTGGACGCGAGACGGTGCAAGCAGCTGCCCGCCTTCACGCGCGAAAAGCTACTGGCCGGCTTCTCGAAGGAGATGctgcatgcggcccgcgaaacCTACCTCATCAATCCGAAGCAGTGCCGGGTGGTGTACGAAATCCTGCGGCTCGGAGTCACCGACCTCGACAACGAGGAGCAGTACCGGGCGTACCGGCTGGAGGTGAAGAAGCGGCTGAACATGAACTACAGCCGCCATCGGCGCGATCTGGCCCGGGCCAAGAAGCGCGGCGTGGACGTGACGGCCGCCATGTGCGGACTGCCGAGCGTTGCCGAGCGCATCGAGTCGCTGAACGCGGTGTACAAGGAGGTGGAGGAGATCTATGGCCAGGTGCTGCAGAAGCTGCTGGCCGAACACTAA
- the LOC120894184 gene encoding peptidyl-prolyl cis-trans isomerase D, whose protein sequence is MGTTTDVIKVQRAVHDPKNPLVYLDVKVGEESVGRIVIELRADVVPRTAENFRALCTGERGIAPDTGTRLHYKGSPFHRVKSLFMSQGGDIVHFNGTGGESIYGKTFEDENFTLLHEDGAVSMANLGKAHTNNSQFFITSGECPHLNGTNVVVGYVIRGGGIVGEMERHSNDDGDPLVPIVIEDCGQIAPGDNWRVCDDDDEVDRLPPFPEDWDRFYDEFTVDEMLHYLNAIRTVGNRYFKADQFVRANRRYKKAERYYNFFTNQLNKLSPRRDGTRTLLADFQLLNCLNQAAVRLRLKDFPSVVGACNAALAIDPDNAKALYRRGIAQNEQRNYEQALDDLGRALKRIPDDRLIQHEYERSRKNLQQYTQQQRKAYAKMFQ, encoded by the exons ATGGGAACGACCACAGACGTTATTAAGGTGCAACGGGCCGTGCACGATCCCAAAAACCCGTTAGTGTATCTGGATGTAAAGGTTGGCGAGGAGAGCG TCGGTCGAATCGTGATTGAGCTGCGGGCGGATGTAGTGCCACGGACGGCAGAAAACTTTCGCGCCCTGTGCACGGGAGAGCGCGGCATTGCGCCCGACACCGGCACGCGGCTGCACTACAAGGGCAGTCCGTTTCATCGGGTGAAATCGTTGTTCATGTCGCAGGGTGGTGATATCGTGCACTTTAATGGCACTGGTGGTGAAAGCATCTACGGCAAAACGTTTGAGGATGAGAACTTTACACTGCTG CACGAAGATGGAGCAGTATCGATGGCAAACTTGGGCAAAGCGCACACCAACAATTCCCAGTTCTTCATAACGTCGGGCGAGTGTCCCCACCTAAACGGGACGAACGTGGTGGTTGGGTACGTGATACGCGGTGGTGGCATTGTCGGTGAGATGGAGCGACACTCGAACGATGACGGGGACCCACTCGTACCGATAGTGATCGAAGACTGTGGCCAGATAGCGCCCGGTGACAATTGGCGCGTTtgcgatgacgacgatgaggtTGACCGCTTGCCACCGTTTCCGGAAGATTGGGACAGATTCTACGACGAGTTTACC GTGGACGAGATGCTGCACTACTTGAACGCCATTCGCACCGTAGGCAACCGGTACTTTAAGGCGGATCAGTTCGTGCGGGCCAATCGGCGATACAAGAAGGCGGAACGGTACTACAACTTTTTCACCAACCAGCTGAACAAACTGTCCCCTCGTCGGGACGGAACACGCACACTGTTGGCCGACTTTCAGCTGCTCAACTGTCTCAATCAAGCGGCGGTACGTTTGCGGCTGAAAGACTTCCCGAGCGTGGTGGGCGCCTGCAATGCGGCCCTTGCGATCGATCCGGACAACGCGAAGGCGCTGTACCGGCGGGGCATTGCGCAGAACGAGCAGCGCAACTACGAGCAGGCGCTGGACGATCTGGGCCGAGCGCTGAAGCGGATACCGGACGACCGGTTGATCCAGCACGAGTACGAGCGATCGCGCAAGAATCTGCAGCAGtatacgcagcagcagcggaaagCGTACGCCAAAATGTTCCAGTAA
- the LOC120894182 gene encoding LOW QUALITY PROTEIN: myotubularin-related protein 9 (The sequence of the model RefSeq protein was modified relative to this genomic sequence to represent the inferred CDS: substituted 1 base at 1 genomic stop codon), with the protein MEFAELILTPKLDGVLLYDQLSDRPIDGTLCVTGHHLILSTRKEGAQELWLLHQNIDLVERKPNIVNNVLEGGTIILKCKDLRIIALKIASPQEYFNISNSIEQLSNLEETRMLYPFFYIPMYNILEDGHSLYRPEQEFGKLLANGDGEWRLTTVNSTYQVCPTYGARLVVARSITDEQIVQSAAFRDGGRFPVLSYRHANGAAMLRSAQPLAAPGVTKRCRADEAILNAVLGRSKKGFIFDTWAKGKSSTTETDQHYSQWKXVTRPIGQFSSVSALLDSFIKLMEACNDVQCSSDKWLSRLEMSGWLGYVLNALNAACVVAQCLDQEGSPVLVHGGKGLDTTLVITSLVQIILNPDSRTIRGLQALIDREWLQGGYPFSTRHKHSCYTPTNLRRKSSSATFLLFLDCVYQLYAQFPCSFEYDHRLLVTLFEHSYFSQYGTFLGDCERDRVQLKVTTRTTSLWSHLNRPEVVKSLLNPLYEPNPAVIWPSVAPLSIVLWSELYTRWSIDQSQLKINFGHIHALVSREKDLRSRVVKLRRQLADLQREYQIVRSEKNGNSDELLHARHAEMDDPGDDGDEESVSSDALGSSK; encoded by the exons ATGGAGTTTGCGGAACTCATACTGACGCCCAAGCTCGATGGCGTGCTGCTGTACGATCAGCTAAGCGATCGACCCATCGACGGAACGCTCTGCGTCACTGGCCACCATTTGATACTGAGCACCCGGAAGGAAGGAGCCCAAGAGCTGTGG CTGTTGCACCAAAACATCGATCTCGTCGAGCGGAAACCGAACATCGTCAACAACGTCCTCGAGGGTGGCACCATCATACTGAAATGCAAAGATTTGCGCATCATTGCGTTGAAAATTGCCTCCCCCCAGGAGTACTTCAACATTTCCAATTCGATCGAACAGCTGTCGAACCTGGAGGAAACACGCATGCTGTACCCGTTCTTCTACATCCCGATGTACAACATCCTCGAGGACGGGCACTCGCTGTACCGGCCCGAGCAGGAGTTTGGCAAGCTGCTCGCGAACGGAGACGGCGAGTGGCGACTGACGACGGTGAACAGTACGTACCAGGTCTGCCCAACGTACGGCGCCCGGCTGGTGGTTGCCCGCTCCATTACCGACGAACAGATCGTGCAATCGGCCGCCTTCCGCGATGGCGGCCGGTTTCCGGTGCTCTCCTATCGGCACGCCAACGGTGCGGCCATGCTGCGCAGTGCCCAGCCGCTGGCGGCGCCGGGCGTTACGAAGCGTTGCCGGGCGGACGAAGCCATCCTGAATGCGGTGCTCGGTCGGAGCAAGAAGGGCTTCATATTCGACACGTGGGCGAAGGGCAAGAGCAGCACGACCGAGACGGATCAGCACTACTCGCAGTGGAAATAGGTGACGCGGCCGATCGGGCAGTTCAGCTCCGTGTCGGCGTTGTTAGATAGTTTTATCAAATTGATGGAAGCGTGCAACGATGTGCAGTGCAGCTCGGACAAGTGGCTGTCGCGACTGGAAATGTCCGGCTGGCTCGGGTACGTGCTTAACGCGCTGAATGCGGCCTGCGTGGTAGCGCAGTGTCTCGACCAGGAGGGCAGCCCCGTGCTGGTGCATGGTGGGAAAGGTCTGGATACTACGCTCGTAATAACCTCGCTGGTACAAATCATCCTTAATCCCGACAGCCGCACGATAAGGGG ACTGCAAGCGCTCATCGATCGGGAATGGCTGCAGGGTGGCTACCCGTTTTCGACGCGCCACAAACACTCCTGCTACACGCCCACCAACCTGCGGCGCAAAAGCTCGAGTGCCACGTTTCTGCTCTTTCTCGACTGCGTTTACCAGCTGTACGCTCAGTTTCCCTGCAGCTTCGAGTACGACCATCGGCTGCTGGTGACCCTGTTCGAGCACAGCTACTTCAGCCAGTACGGTACGTTTTTGGGCGACTGCGAGCGGGACCGGGTGCAGCTGAAGGTAACTACGCGCACCACCAGCCTGTGGTCCCACCTGAACCGGCCGGAGGTGGTGAAATCCCTGCTCAACCCGCTGTACGAGCCGAATCCCGCCGTCATATGGCCGTCGGTCGCACCGCTCAGTATTGTGCTGTGGTCTGAGCTGTACACGCGCTGGTCGATCGATCAGTCCCAGCTGAAGATCAACTTCGGCCACATTCACGCGCTGGTCAGCCGGGAAAAGGATCTGCGCAGCAGGGTGGTAAAGTTACGCCGCCAGCTTGCCGATCTTCAGCGCGAGTATCAGATCGTGCGCAGTGAGAAAAATGGCAACAGTGACGAGCTGCTGCACGCCCGGCACGCAGAAATGGACGACCCGGGAGACGACGGCGATGAGGAGAGCGTTTCGTCCGACGCGTTGGGCTCTAGTAAGTAG